From the genome of Hathewaya histolytica, one region includes:
- a CDS encoding NAD(P)H-dependent oxidoreductase has product MKHLIIFAHPNPKSFSKGIVESLIDVSKYKNYDVEVRDLYKINFQPVLLPSDFEAFSKGITPNDIKEEQKFIEEADFISFVYPIWWGGEPAILKGYLDRVLSHGFAYENRENGPVPLLNGKKVAIFAPMGNPDEVYENNGMHESMKTVKDEGTFKFCGMKVVKQMFFGAVPEKSEVELRDYLEEVKTNIQELL; this is encoded by the coding sequence ATGAAACATCTTATTATTTTTGCACATCCAAACCCAAAAAGTTTTTCAAAAGGTATTGTCGAATCTCTTATAGATGTATCAAAATATAAAAATTATGATGTGGAAGTTAGGGATTTATATAAAATTAATTTTCAACCAGTACTTTTACCTTCAGATTTTGAGGCTTTTTCTAAAGGAATAACACCAAATGATATAAAAGAAGAGCAAAAGTTTATTGAGGAAGCAGATTTTATAAGTTTTGTATATCCTATATGGTGGGGTGGTGAGCCAGCCATTTTAAAAGGATATTTAGATAGGGTTTTATCTCATGGATTTGCCTATGAAAATAGAGAGAATGGTCCTGTACCACTTTTAAATGGCAAGAAGGTTGCCATATTTGCACCTATGGGAAATCCTGATGAAGTATATGAAAACAATGGGATGCATGAATCCATGAAAACAGTAAAGGACGAAGGAACTTTTAAATTCTGTGGAATGAAGGTAGTGAAACAGATGTTCTTTGGAGCTGTACCAGAGAAGTCAGAGGTGGAACTAAGGGATTACTTAGAGGAAGTTAAAACTAATATACAGGAGTTATTATAA